A genome region from Chitinophagales bacterium includes the following:
- a CDS encoding enoyl-CoA hydratase/isomerase family protein, with product MLDVEIKERIGYLTLNRIEKKNALNFEFIRRIKASLDDLSLDNRVKLLVIKSNSDVFCAGADLDYLMSLKDNNFEENLADTRHIAELFDKIYNFPKLTIAQVEGHAIAGGCGIATAADFCYAVPEARFGYSEVKIGFIPALVSTYLVKKIGESKARELLLTGKLVSGDEALKFGLVHVIVQKELIQDYVYNLALQLIETTSETSVRETKKLLVELQDKPWAKAIELATIANAKMRETADFKKGLNSFIDKTKLTW from the coding sequence ATGTTAGATGTCGAAATAAAGGAAAGGATTGGGTATTTAACGCTCAATCGTATTGAAAAGAAAAATGCCTTGAATTTTGAGTTTATTCGCAGAATAAAAGCTTCCTTAGACGATCTATCTCTCGATAATCGTGTGAAGTTATTAGTTATAAAATCGAATAGTGATGTTTTTTGTGCTGGGGCGGATTTAGATTATCTCATGTCATTAAAGGATAATAACTTTGAAGAGAATCTCGCTGATACCAGACATATAGCCGAGCTGTTTGATAAGATATATAATTTTCCTAAACTCACTATAGCTCAAGTAGAAGGTCATGCTATTGCAGGAGGCTGCGGGATAGCTACTGCTGCGGATTTTTGTTATGCTGTACCGGAGGCAAGATTTGGATATTCTGAGGTTAAGATTGGGTTTATTCCAGCCTTGGTCTCTACTTATTTAGTAAAAAAAATAGGAGAGTCTAAGGCAAGAGAACTTTTACTAACAGGCAAACTAGTCTCTGGTGATGAAGCTCTCAAATTTGGGTTAGTGCATGTCATTGTGCAAAAAGAACTGATTCAAGATTATGTTTATAACCTCGCGTTGCAATTGATTGAGACGACAAGTGAGACTTCTGTGCGAGAAACCAAAAAATTATTAGTAGAACTACAGGATAAACCATGGGCAAAAGCAATAGAACTGGCAACTATAGCTAATGCTAAGATGCGAGAAACAGCTGATTTTAAGAAAGGACTGAATTCTTTTATTGATAAAACAAAGTTAACTTGGTAA